The region GACCACAGACAGCCGGATCCGGGGCGACCTCGGGACGGATCCGCGCACGGCCGGTTCCAGGTCCTGCACCTCGACCATCTCGCCTACCTGCTCGCGGCGGCGGACAACTGCGACTTCCTCCGGGTCGGTGTCACCCAACGGGATCCACATCGGTTGCTCAGCTCCCACCACGGCGCCGCGCATCGCCACCAACCGCAGGCCAACCCGCTCACCTACCCGGAGCGGGTGACGATGATCCGGCGAACCCTGCTCGCCGCCGGCCTGGACCGGGACCGGTTCACCGTCCAGCCCTTCCCGATCGAACAGCCGGCGCTGCTCACCAGCCTCATCCCGACATCCGTGGTCGCGTACACGACGATCTGCGACGAGTGGAACGTACGCAAGGTCGAGCTGCTCCGGGGCCTCGGCTACGACGTCCGGGTCCTCTTCCATCGCACCGCCGACCGGATCACCGGCTCGGCGATCCGACAGATGATCCGGCAGCGGCGTACGGAGTGGCAGGCCCTGGTCCCCCCGGCCTGCCGGGACTACCTGCTCGAACTGGACATCGAGCAGCGACTGCGCCCGCCGGCCGAGGAAGCCCAGCAGTAGCAGCTCGACCGGGTCAGAGCGCCGGCTCCGCCACGATGCTGCGCGGCTCCAGGCTCACCTTGAACCGAATGCCTCCGATCGCGGTGACGTTGTCCGTCTCGGCGTTCTTCTCCGCCCACTCGTACGCCTGCTTGCGCAGCTCCGCGTTGTCGCGCAGCAGTGCGTCGGCCATGGTGGCGAAGAGCGAGGTGCAGGCCTTGGAACCCGGTTTGAACTCGCAGTCCGCCCGGACGTACCGCACATGCGTTTCGTCGTCGAACTCGATGTCGACGGTCAGGTCCCATTTCAGGTCGCCCGGGGCCATGCACTCCAGGCGCTGCGACGCTTCGCTGATGGTCCGGGACGGCTCGTCGGGGGGCGAGCAGTTGTAGGAGTTGGCCTTCTTCATCCAGTCTTCGACGACGGTCGCGACCTTGACTCCGGGCAGGTAGCGACGGTCCCCGGTGGGAAAGTCGGCGTCCACCGAGGGCAGTGCGGTCAGCTCCTCGGGGTTGGTGGTCATCGTACCGGTGACCCAGCCGGCACCCCCACCGACCAGCCCACACAGCCCCAGGGAGACGACCACGGCCAGCACCAGGAGCACCTTGCCCGGCCCCGAGGAACGCTTGGGAACCATCGGCGGCTGGCCGTACCCCGGCGGCGCGCCGGGCGGCGGAGGTAACGGTGCCGGAGCAGTCATCGGCTGCGCTCCCGAGGGCGGACCGACCGGCGGCGGTACCGGCTGGCCCGGAGGCGTCCACTGGCCGCCCCACTGGGGGCCACCGCTCGCGGGGGGTTGATGTGGCGTGCTCACCCTTGCCTCACCCATATCCGGAGCCGGAGATTCCGCTTCTGCTCAGCCGTCAACTCGCAGTTGTAACTACCGATGGTGGCCATCGACTGCTCACCGCTGTCGAACCGTTGGTTGAGCCAGCCGCGAACCTCTTCGGCCGTGGCCGGGTCGTCGCCGAACGGCAGGGAACCCATCCAAAGAAGGAACGACTTGGTCGCCGCCGGAATCGTCTCCTCCTCGTCGGAACGCACCGACGCGGAAAAGTCACTGATCAGATTCTCGTGACCGTCGATGTAGGTCTCGAACTCGGTGCCGGCGATAGTGAGCCGGCACCTCCAGGTTCCGTCCTGTTCCTCACACGTGAAGCCCTTCGCCTTGAGCGCGTCGATCAACGTGCTCGGGCGGAGTGGAATGCACCGGATGCTGCCACATCGGGCGGTGTATTCCCCCAACTCGGCGTTACGCGCCAAGGCGTACGTGCCGGCGCCGGCACCGAGCAGCGAGACCAGGCCGACCAGGGCGGCAATGAGAAACAGGCGCCCCCAGGCACCCCGTCGCTCACCCTTCGGTCCCGCAACAGGCGGACCGGGATGACCGGGCGGCGGGACAGGCGGTCCGGATGGTGGGTTTGGTGGAGTCACCGACACCGGGTCACGCTCCATTCCGTACGAAGCTTGCCCACTGCTGGGTGAAGGCACTGCTCGTCATGCCGAGCACCCGCTTGCAGATGGCGTTGAAGATCGGCGTTTCGGCCACCGGCGTACCCTCGGTGTCGTTGTACTTGATCACGCTGGCATAGAACTCGACCGCGGCACTACGGCCCTTCTTCCGCTCGATGAAGTAGAAGACCGTCGAGGCCAACGCGTAGTTGAAGGTCATGGCATCGCCGTAGAAGTCCTGCGAGGTGGGCAGCCTGCCCTTGAAGGCACCGGAGGCCAACTGACTCGCGATGTAGCCGCGCTCGTTGATCTGCTCCGTCCAGCGGGCATAGCCCTCGACGGCCCAGGTCGGCGCACCCAACACCCAGCCACCCGGACTGAGGGTGGTCAGCCGCGCACCGACACTGTGCGCCAGCTCGTGCCGGATCACCCGGCGGGGGTCGTCGTCGAACCTGGCGATGGTCTTGAGGTTGACCAGGACCCGGGAGCCGACATACTGATCTCTGTAGATGTCTCCGTTCTGGCGCACACCGTACTGCGGGATCTGGAACCCCTCGATGGTGGGCTTGTAGTTGCCGGCCAGCCCGACACTGAACGAATTCTTGAAGTTTTCCTCGTCCCTGGTGAAGAACAGCACGTAACCAGGGAAGCGGAGGCGGTCACC is a window of Micromonospora polyrhachis DNA encoding:
- a CDS encoding nicotinate-nucleotide adenylyltransferase, whose amino-acid sequence is MVDHRQPDPGRPRDGSAHGRFQVLHLDHLAYLLAAADNCDFLRVGVTQRDPHRLLSSHHGAAHRHQPQANPLTYPERVTMIRRTLLAAGLDRDRFTVQPFPIEQPALLTSLIPTSVVAYTTICDEWNVRKVELLRGLGYDVRVLFHRTADRITGSAIRQMIRQRRTEWQALVPPACRDYLLELDIEQRLRPPAEEAQQ